One window of the Calditrichota bacterium genome contains the following:
- a CDS encoding isoprenylcysteine carboxylmethyltransferase family protein produces MVSYYLLMSISAVWLLSEILLAKFKSSARVKQSQQKDKGSIKFLWIVIVISITLGILTASRGIGFIKDYSEKISSFGLGLILGGLIIRWIAIISLKKYFTVDVSIQKDHQIKTDGLYQSIRHPAYLGSLLSFLGLGLAFSNWISTLVIFVPILAVFLLRIRVEEEALLEFFGEEYEKYRQRTKKLIPGIF; encoded by the coding sequence ATGGTCAGTTATTATTTGTTAATGTCAATTTCAGCCGTCTGGCTGCTATCTGAAATTTTATTAGCCAAATTCAAATCATCCGCTCGGGTCAAACAATCGCAGCAAAAAGACAAAGGATCCATAAAATTTCTCTGGATCGTGATTGTCATCAGCATCACTCTCGGGATTCTGACAGCAAGCAGGGGTATCGGCTTTATCAAAGATTATTCGGAAAAAATTTCATCTTTTGGGTTAGGTCTAATTCTGGGCGGCCTTATCATTCGCTGGATTGCAATTATTTCCCTGAAAAAGTATTTCACTGTGGATGTGTCCATTCAAAAAGATCACCAGATCAAAACCGATGGTTTGTATCAAAGCATCCGCCATCCGGCTTATCTGGGAAGTTTGCTGTCCTTCCTGGGGTTGGGACTTGCCTTCTCCAATTGGATCAGTACGCTTGTCATTTTTGTGCCGATTCTCGCTGTATTTCTGCTGAGAATTCGCGTTGAGGAAGAGGCGTTGCTTGAGTTTTTTGGGGAAGAATATGAGAAATACAGACAGAGGACAAAAAAATTAATACCTGGAATTTTTTGA
- a CDS encoding PHP domain-containing protein → MRLKVDFHTHTSDDLVEEKVSGRKNLPSPYELIDLAVAKKFDAIAITHHGIIYKNPKVEAYARERGLLLLSGAEAFIERKHVVLINYPLLKPFKTYEDLCRHKRKDGLIIAPHPYYILGKCVGKNLEKYPQCFDAVEYSRFHYKWINPAEKARRVAEKLDLPVVGCSDAHESYQFGNTYSLVDAKEKSVQAIIRAVKAGKVEYVSENETFSNFVRDLWWTVKTYPLDVYQLSRRISASAVSLLATKKPTH, encoded by the coding sequence GTGAGGTTGAAAGTTGATTTTCACACACACACCTCGGATGATTTAGTCGAAGAAAAAGTCAGTGGCAGGAAAAATTTACCTTCCCCGTATGAACTGATCGATTTGGCAGTAGCGAAAAAATTTGACGCCATTGCCATTACGCATCACGGGATCATTTACAAAAACCCTAAAGTTGAAGCCTATGCCCGGGAAAGAGGTTTGTTGCTTCTTTCCGGCGCCGAGGCTTTTATCGAGCGAAAACACGTTGTTTTGATCAACTATCCCCTGCTCAAACCATTTAAAACCTACGAAGATTTGTGCCGACATAAACGCAAGGACGGATTGATCATTGCGCCTCATCCCTACTACATTTTAGGTAAATGCGTGGGCAAAAATCTGGAAAAATATCCGCAATGTTTTGATGCCGTGGAATACAGCCGTTTTCATTACAAATGGATCAATCCGGCAGAGAAAGCGCGACGCGTGGCGGAAAAATTGGATCTGCCCGTAGTCGGCTGCTCCGACGCGCATGAAAGTTATCAGTTCGGCAACACCTATTCCCTCGTCGACGCTAAAGAAAAATCAGTCCAAGCTATCATTCGTGCCGTCAAGGCGGGCAAAGTGGAATACGTCAGCGAAAATGAAACTTTTAGCAATTTCGTCCGTGATTTATGGTGGACGGTAAAAACTTATCCGCTTGATGTTTATCAATTGTCTCGCCGAATTTCGGCATCGGCTGTGTCCCTTTTGGCAACTAAAAAACCTACACATTAA